One window of Sphingomonas sp. KC8 genomic DNA carries:
- a CDS encoding autotransporter outer membrane beta-barrel domain-containing protein, which produces MDRAKPAGSRQSLLLSTAVAALVCVALCARPASAQSVSGTGALTPGAVQSPVWTIGAPLIVGDGSDGTLSIAGGGSVDNDSGTIGSDATGAVTVSGTDGSGNASTWANDGDLAIGVGASGRGTLGIDGGGVVNVTGVGFVGLDVGSQGDVTVSGQDGNGDASTWAIGGDLVIGQDGTGTLSIMDGALVSNETGYIGADAGSQGTVIVSGRGTNGTGATWINRGDLRVGDAGSGELTIQDGGLVRVGGDLSIGNDGAGILNITSGGKAVSTSGGIGGNSGDGGRVLITGAGSSWEASGRITVGLFGIGSLRIEDGATVSSGDGVVGSSARGDVVVSGSASAWSNAGQLTVGSFATGTLRIEDGASVTSNQGYIGANADGSAVVTGAGSNWWVTDYTMTIGNLGAGTLTIEDGGRVRAEGGFSLGVTGGSSGTLILQGTAANRAILETSQIGAGLGTVNLTIDGGVLRATEDTDDFFVDFDAHNITLGTNGGVIDTDGHDIGISPRFVGAGNLIKDGIGTLTLTGDNSYGGGTTINAGTLQLGDGGTSGSIVGNVTNDGLLAFNRSNTLTFAGTITGAGGVVQQGPGTTVLTADNSYRGATTVMAGSLFVNGDQSGATGLTSVAAGSTLGGRGVIGGNVALADDATLDPGGIDGAPGTLTINGNLSLSSGSKLSMQFGQANIVGGPFNDLASVGGNLILDGTLNVGVPSGGTFGPGVYRVFDYGGMLTDNGLALGTMPSGSTVFVQTSIAGQVNLVNTGGLALNFWDGDAGPKFNQAVNGGNGVWQNGTGNTNWTDANGALNAVYADGAFAIFQGAGGTVTVDDGLGTVRTSGMQFAVDGYTITGAPLDLIGTQAIIRVGGGAATDAGLTATLAANLTGSAQLVKTDAGTLILRGSNSYAGGTAINGGTLRISADANLGATSGPLSFDGGTLDTTANLTSDRTVTFMGAGTVATEAGTTFMLTGSLFGSGAFAKTGAGTLVFTGDGSGYSGAAKVDAGTLAINGLMRGNMAVNAAGRLVGTGQAGTLTNSGVVAPGFEGAMGTLTVQGDYVGNGGRLEIVAVLGGDNSPTSRLVVNGATSGATQVDVINRGGLGGQTAEGIKIVDVAGASSGRFVLNGDYVFHGDPAVIAGAYGYRLYQGGTVNPADGDWYLRSALIDPGQTDGGGNSGQTPLYQPGVPVYEGYVANLQSLNTLPTLQQRIGNRSWAAGAGPEGSGIWGRMEGTLDRANAAFSTSGADQDINSWKAQLGVDRVLAGTDQGERLVAGITASYGTADSQIDSAFGNGTIKTSGYGAGVTLTWYGRTGFYLDGQAQIGRYSSTLRSGILGMLTRDHDGRGEAFSVEAGKRMSIGGMLSITPQVQMVYSHVAFDRFTDAAGAIVAADKGDSLKTRWGISLDHQGMRENGRSHVYGLVNVNYEWLGGASVLVSDTPIYRADERLWGELGLGASMGWATGLTLYGEVSGSSPFRNFGQSYMLRGNVGLRIQF; this is translated from the coding sequence ATGGATCGCGCGAAGCCGGCCGGCTCGCGCCAATCTTTGCTCCTGTCGACGGCGGTTGCCGCGCTTGTCTGCGTTGCCCTCTGCGCCAGACCGGCCAGTGCGCAATCGGTATCAGGCACGGGTGCGCTGACCCCCGGCGCCGTTCAAAGCCCGGTCTGGACGATCGGCGCGCCTTTGATTGTCGGAGACGGTAGCGACGGCACGCTGAGCATCGCGGGCGGCGGCTCGGTCGACAATGACAGCGGCACCATCGGCAGTGACGCCACAGGGGCGGTTACCGTGTCCGGCACGGACGGCAGTGGCAACGCATCGACCTGGGCCAACGATGGCGACCTTGCCATCGGGGTTGGCGCCAGCGGCCGGGGAACGCTGGGCATAGACGGCGGCGGTGTAGTGAACGTCACCGGTGTGGGTTTTGTCGGTCTGGACGTGGGAAGCCAAGGAGACGTTACCGTCTCGGGGCAGGACGGCAATGGCGATGCTTCGACCTGGGCCATTGGCGGTGATCTGGTTATCGGCCAGGACGGCACTGGTACGCTAAGCATCATGGACGGCGCTCTTGTCAGCAATGAAACGGGCTACATTGGCGCCGACGCCGGATCGCAAGGCACGGTCATCGTCTCGGGGCGCGGCACCAACGGCACCGGCGCGACCTGGATCAACAGGGGCGATCTTCGCGTGGGTGACGCCGGCTCGGGTGAACTGACCATCCAGGACGGCGGCTTGGTGCGCGTCGGTGGCGACCTGTCGATCGGGAACGATGGTGCCGGCATCCTTAACATCACCAGCGGCGGGAAAGCGGTCAGCACCAGCGGCGGCATCGGCGGCAATAGCGGTGATGGGGGGCGGGTGCTGATCACCGGGGCAGGATCATCCTGGGAAGCCAGCGGACGGATCACCGTAGGCTTGTTCGGAATCGGAAGCCTGCGCATCGAAGATGGCGCCACCGTGTCGAGTGGCGACGGCGTTGTCGGCAGCAGCGCGCGTGGGGATGTCGTTGTTTCCGGTTCGGCAAGCGCATGGAGCAATGCGGGACAACTGACCGTAGGCAGCTTCGCCACCGGGACGTTGCGCATCGAGGATGGTGCGAGCGTCACCAGCAATCAGGGCTATATCGGCGCGAATGCCGATGGCAGCGCCGTCGTGACCGGTGCGGGGTCGAATTGGTGGGTGACAGACTACACCATGACCATCGGCAACCTAGGGGCCGGCACGCTGACGATCGAGGATGGCGGGCGGGTCCGGGCTGAGGGCGGATTCTCCCTCGGCGTGACGGGAGGCTCCAGCGGAACCCTGATCCTGCAGGGCACGGCGGCCAATCGCGCCATTCTGGAAACCAGCCAGATCGGGGCCGGCCTCGGCACGGTGAACCTCACGATCGACGGCGGCGTGCTGCGCGCCACAGAGGACACCGACGATTTCTTTGTCGATTTCGACGCACACAATATCACGCTCGGCACAAATGGCGGGGTTATCGACACCGATGGCCACGATATCGGCATTTCGCCCCGTTTCGTCGGCGCCGGCAATCTGATCAAGGACGGTATCGGCACGCTGACCCTGACCGGGGACAATAGCTATGGCGGCGGCACGACGATCAACGCGGGCACGCTGCAGCTTGGCGATGGCGGGACAAGCGGCAGCATCGTCGGCAATGTCACGAACGACGGCCTGTTGGCGTTCAACCGTTCCAACACCCTGACCTTCGCCGGCACTATCACAGGCGCCGGCGGCGTAGTGCAGCAGGGACCGGGAACGACGGTTCTGACCGCCGACAACAGCTATCGGGGCGCAACGACCGTCATGGCGGGCAGCCTGTTCGTGAACGGCGACCAGAGCGGCGCGACGGGACTGACCAGCGTCGCCGCCGGTTCGACCCTTGGTGGCCGGGGCGTGATCGGTGGCAATGTGGCGCTGGCCGACGACGCGACGCTCGATCCCGGCGGCATCGATGGCGCGCCAGGCACGCTTACGATCAACGGCAATCTATCGCTGTCATCGGGTTCGAAGCTGTCGATGCAGTTCGGCCAGGCCAACATTGTGGGAGGTCCGTTCAACGACCTGGCCAGTGTCGGCGGCAACCTCATACTGGATGGCACGTTGAATGTCGGCGTGCCCAGCGGCGGCACCTTTGGCCCCGGCGTCTACCGCGTCTTCGATTATGGCGGAATGCTCACCGACAATGGCCTTGCGCTGGGAACGATGCCAAGCGGAAGCACGGTCTTCGTCCAGACATCGATCGCGGGCCAGGTCAATCTGGTGAACACCGGCGGCCTTGCGCTCAATTTCTGGGATGGCGATGCCGGCCCCAAGTTCAACCAGGCCGTCAATGGCGGAAACGGCGTGTGGCAGAACGGCACCGGCAACACCAACTGGACCGATGCCAATGGCGCGTTGAACGCCGTCTATGCCGATGGCGCCTTTGCGATTTTCCAGGGCGCAGGCGGCACCGTCACGGTTGACGACGGCCTCGGCACCGTCCGCACGTCCGGTATGCAGTTCGCCGTCGATGGCTACACCATCACCGGCGCTCCGCTTGACCTTATCGGCACGCAGGCGATCATCCGGGTCGGCGGAGGGGCGGCGACCGACGCAGGCCTGACCGCCACGCTTGCGGCCAACCTCACCGGCTCGGCACAATTGGTCAAAACGGACGCGGGCACGCTGATCCTGCGCGGCAGCAACAGCTATGCCGGTGGCACCGCAATCAATGGCGGCACGCTCCGGATTTCGGCCGACGCCAATCTCGGCGCGACGAGCGGCCCCCTCAGCTTCGACGGCGGCACGCTGGATACAACTGCCAATCTGACGAGCGATCGCACCGTTACGTTCATGGGGGCGGGAACCGTGGCGACCGAGGCGGGGACGACCTTCATGCTCACGGGTAGCCTGTTCGGTTCCGGCGCCTTCGCCAAGACAGGGGCGGGGACGCTAGTCTTCACCGGCGATGGCAGCGGCTATTCCGGCGCTGCAAAGGTGGACGCCGGCACGCTTGCCATCAATGGTCTGATGCGCGGCAACATGGCGGTTAACGCGGCCGGCCGGCTCGTGGGCACAGGCCAGGCCGGCACCCTTACCAATAGCGGCGTCGTCGCGCCGGGCTTTGAGGGTGCCATGGGTACGTTGACCGTCCAGGGCGATTATGTCGGCAATGGCGGCCGCCTTGAAATCGTCGCGGTTCTGGGGGGTGACAATTCGCCGACGAGCCGCCTCGTGGTCAACGGTGCGACATCGGGCGCCACCCAAGTGGATGTGATCAACCGGGGCGGGCTTGGCGGGCAGACGGCGGAAGGCATCAAGATCGTCGATGTGGCAGGCGCGTCCAGCGGCCGTTTCGTGCTCAATGGCGACTATGTATTCCACGGCGATCCGGCCGTGATCGCGGGCGCCTATGGCTATCGCCTCTATCAGGGCGGGACAGTGAATCCCGCGGATGGCGACTGGTATCTGCGGTCCGCGCTGATCGATCCGGGGCAGACCGATGGGGGTGGTAACAGCGGGCAGACGCCGCTCTACCAACCCGGCGTGCCCGTCTATGAAGGCTATGTCGCCAATCTGCAGTCGCTCAACACTCTGCCGACACTCCAGCAGCGGATCGGCAACCGGAGTTGGGCGGCTGGCGCCGGTCCGGAAGGCAGCGGCATCTGGGGGCGGATGGAAGGCACCCTCGATCGCGCCAATGCGGCATTTTCGACCAGCGGTGCGGATCAGGACATCAATAGCTGGAAGGCGCAACTGGGTGTCGATCGGGTGCTGGCCGGGACCGATCAGGGTGAGCGGCTCGTGGCGGGTATCACCGCCAGCTACGGCACGGCCGACAGCCAGATCGATTCGGCCTTCGGCAATGGCACGATCAAGACCAGCGGCTATGGCGCCGGCGTGACCCTGACCTGGTATGGCCGAACGGGCTTTTATCTCGACGGACAGGCGCAGATCGGCCGCTACAGCAGCACCCTCAGGTCAGGCATCCTTGGAATGCTCACGCGTGATCATGACGGCCGTGGGGAAGCGTTCAGCGTGGAGGCTGGCAAGCGCATGTCGATCGGCGGCATGCTCAGTATCACGCCGCAGGTCCAGATGGTCTATTCCCATGTCGCCTTCGATCGCTTCACCGATGCGGCGGGCGCCATCGTGGCGGCGGACAAGGGGGACAGCCTGAAGACGCGCTGGGGGATCTCGCTCGATCACCAGGGCATGAGAGAAAATGGCCGCAGCCATGTCTACGGACTCGTCAACGTCAACTATGAATGGCTGGGCGGTGCAAGCGTGCTGGTGTCGGACACGCCGATCTATCGCGCTGACGAGCGGCTCTGGGGCGAACTTGGCCTGGGCGCCAGCATGGGTTGGGCCACCGGCCTCACCCTCTATGGCGAAGTTTCCGGCAGCAGCCCGTTCCGCAATTTCGGCCAAAGCTATATGCTGAGGGGCAATGTTGGTCTGCGAATACAGTTCTGA
- a CDS encoding VOC family protein, which translates to MFSHVMVGTNDIDKSKTFYDAVLGALGAKPGFTDDKGRVIYMHNGALFMITKPIDGQPATPANGGTIGFAATSSDQADAWHAAGITHGGTTCEDPPGYREGGFGKLYLAYLRDPAGNKLCALYRPA; encoded by the coding sequence ATGTTTTCGCATGTGATGGTCGGCACGAACGACATCGACAAATCGAAGACCTTCTACGATGCCGTGCTGGGCGCCCTCGGCGCGAAGCCCGGTTTCACCGACGATAAGGGCCGTGTGATCTACATGCACAATGGCGCGCTGTTCATGATCACCAAACCGATCGACGGCCAGCCGGCAACCCCTGCCAATGGCGGCACGATCGGCTTTGCGGCCACATCGTCCGACCAGGCCGATGCCTGGCACGCCGCCGGTATCACCCATGGCGGCACCACTTGCGAAGACCCGCCCGGCTATCGCGAAGGCGGGTTTGGCAAGCTCTATCTCGCTTATCTGCGGGATCCGGCGGGCAACAAGCTTTGCGCACTGTACCGCCCGGCATAA
- a CDS encoding S-(hydroxymethyl)glutathione dehydrogenase/class III alcohol dehydrogenase has translation MKTRAAVAFEAKKPLEIVEVDLEGPKAGEVLVEIMATGICHTDAYTLDGLDSEGIFPSILGHEGAGIVREVGPGVTSVVPGDHVIPLYTPECRQCKSCLSGKTNLCTAIRATQGKGLMPDGTSRFSYKGQPIFHYMGCSTFSNFTVLPEIAVAKIREDAPFDKSCYIGCGVTTGVGAVVKTAKVTPGSNVIVFGLGGIGLNVIQGAKMVGADKIIGVDINDSKEDWGRKFGMTDFVNPTKVSGDLVAHLVALTDGGADYTFDCTGNTQVMRTALEACHRGWGESIIIGVAEAGKEISTRPFQLVTGRVWKGSAFGGAKGRTDVPKIVDWYMNGKIEIDPMITHVLSLEEINKGFDLMHAGESIRSVVVF, from the coding sequence ATGAAGACCCGCGCCGCCGTTGCGTTTGAGGCGAAGAAGCCGCTGGAAATCGTTGAGGTCGATCTCGAAGGTCCGAAGGCCGGCGAAGTGCTGGTGGAAATCATGGCGACGGGCATCTGCCACACCGACGCCTACACGCTCGACGGCCTGGACAGCGAAGGGATATTCCCGTCGATCCTGGGCCATGAAGGCGCCGGGATCGTGCGCGAGGTGGGACCGGGGGTTACCTCGGTCGTGCCAGGCGATCATGTCATCCCGCTCTACACCCCCGAATGCCGCCAGTGTAAATCATGCCTCAGCGGCAAGACCAACCTGTGCACCGCGATCCGCGCGACCCAGGGCAAAGGGCTGATGCCCGATGGCACGAGCCGGTTCAGCTACAAGGGCCAGCCGATCTTCCATTATATGGGCTGTTCGACCTTCTCGAACTTCACCGTCCTGCCTGAAATCGCGGTGGCGAAGATCCGCGAGGACGCGCCGTTCGACAAGAGCTGCTACATCGGCTGCGGGGTAACGACGGGCGTCGGCGCGGTGGTGAAGACGGCCAAGGTGACGCCGGGATCGAACGTCATCGTCTTCGGCCTTGGCGGCATCGGCCTCAACGTCATCCAGGGCGCGAAGATGGTGGGCGCCGACAAGATCATCGGTGTCGATATCAACGATTCCAAGGAGGATTGGGGCCGCAAATTCGGGATGACCGATTTCGTGAACCCCACCAAGGTATCCGGCGATCTGGTCGCGCATCTCGTCGCACTGACGGACGGCGGCGCCGACTATACGTTCGATTGCACCGGCAACACGCAGGTCATGCGCACCGCGCTGGAGGCCTGCCACCGTGGCTGGGGTGAATCGATCATCATCGGGGTTGCCGAAGCCGGCAAGGAAATCAGCACGCGGCCCTTCCAGCTTGTCACCGGCCGGGTGTGGAAGGGATCGGCATTCGGCGGCGCCAAGGGCCGCACCGACGTGCCGAAAATCGTCGACTGGTATATGAACGGCAAGATCGAGATCGACCCGATGATCACCCATGTGCTGAGCCTGGAAGAGATCAACAAGGGCTTCGACCTGATGCACGCCGGCGAGAGCATCCGCTCCGTCGTCGTGTTCTGA
- the fghA gene encoding S-formylglutathione hydrolase, with protein MTIETISSNRSFGGVQGVYRHASAETGTDMTFSVYLPPQAEAGARLPVVWYLSGLTCTHANVTEKGEYRRACAELGLIFVAPDTSPRGEGVPDDADAAYDFGLGAGFYVDATEAPFAAHYRMRSYIERELPALIAAHFPADMGAQAIMGHSMGGHGALTIALRNPAAYRSISAFAPIASPLRCPWGEKALTGYIGQDRGAWRNYDATALIADGARVADLLVDQGTADTFLETQLKPELLAEACSAAGIPLTLRMQPGYDHSYYFIATFMDDHLRWHADRLR; from the coding sequence ATGACGATCGAAACCATTTCCAGCAATCGCAGTTTCGGCGGGGTGCAGGGTGTGTACCGGCATGCTTCGGCGGAAACCGGGACGGACATGACATTTTCGGTCTACCTGCCGCCACAAGCCGAAGCGGGGGCAAGGTTGCCAGTCGTCTGGTATCTGTCGGGGCTGACCTGCACCCATGCCAACGTCACCGAAAAGGGCGAATATCGACGCGCTTGCGCGGAACTGGGCCTGATCTTCGTGGCGCCGGATACCAGCCCGCGTGGCGAAGGCGTGCCCGACGATGCCGATGCGGCCTATGATTTCGGATTGGGCGCGGGTTTCTATGTCGACGCCACCGAAGCGCCATTTGCCGCCCATTATCGCATGCGCAGCTATATCGAACGCGAACTGCCCGCACTGATCGCGGCGCATTTTCCGGCGGATATGGGCGCCCAGGCGATCATGGGCCATTCGATGGGCGGGCATGGCGCGCTAACGATCGCGCTGCGCAATCCGGCTGCCTATCGCAGCATCTCCGCCTTCGCGCCGATTGCATCGCCGCTGCGCTGCCCCTGGGGCGAAAAGGCGCTGACCGGTTATATCGGCCAGGACCGTGGGGCGTGGCGGAATTATGATGCGACCGCATTGATCGCCGATGGCGCCCGCGTGGCGGACCTGCTGGTCGACCAGGGGACGGCGGATACTTTCCTTGAAACCCAGCTGAAGCCCGAATTGCTGGCGGAGGCCTGTTCTGCCGCCGGCATTCCACTGACGCTGCGGATGCAGCCGGGCTACGACCACAGCTATTATTTCATCGCGACCTTCATGGACGATCATCTGCGCTGGCACGCCGATCGCCTGAGGTGA
- a CDS encoding cytochrome P450: protein MIRRPGHAPGRPSSAMQEVLMATVLDKHTEPAVAAPKARPASEIPVVPGIPFLGNTLEMAKDPAAFFLRCYREYGPVYRIKVFGRESIVIAGPESATFMTTREGRDSLRSKEFWEGLINEYGATETITSVDGERHMRLRTMMREGFSREAAQGQYDNLRDITDRALGRRWDVGTSVPVVEGMQYMVVEQLGMLMTGQAPLEYVTDIRFAILTILNVLVTRQRPKIMLYDPRFKKARKRVEELGHTMIADFQRRDAEGTAPKNLIADIIRTNRVDKDLMPDQNLILTVTGPYVAGLDTAANTMAACIYGILKNPETLARVQAEADELFTKETLTEDDIRRLPVINGACMEAMRLWPIAVAQMRTATRDFEFAGYIIPENEMMYIGTSVPHFMEEFFPDVNKFDVDRYQRPRAEHLQKGAYSPFGRGPHSCLGQGLAEVLMAMSIARIFHRFELALPTPNYVLKTKTSPTPGPAMDFAVRVVRERHPSAV, encoded by the coding sequence ATGATCCGTCGCCCCGGCCACGCGCCGGGGCGGCCATCCTCTGCTATGCAGGAGGTTTTAATGGCAACTGTTCTCGACAAGCATACGGAACCCGCCGTCGCAGCCCCAAAAGCGCGCCCCGCGAGTGAAATCCCGGTGGTCCCAGGAATCCCATTTCTGGGCAATACCCTCGAAATGGCCAAGGATCCAGCCGCATTCTTCCTTCGCTGCTACCGCGAATATGGCCCGGTTTACCGGATCAAGGTGTTCGGCCGCGAATCCATCGTCATCGCCGGCCCCGAATCCGCCACCTTCATGACGACGCGCGAAGGCCGCGATTCCCTGCGCTCGAAGGAGTTCTGGGAAGGGCTGATCAATGAATATGGCGCGACGGAAACGATCACGTCGGTCGATGGCGAACGCCATATGCGCCTGCGGACGATGATGCGCGAAGGCTTCTCACGCGAAGCAGCCCAGGGCCAATATGATAATCTGCGCGACATCACCGATCGCGCGCTCGGCCGGCGCTGGGATGTCGGCACCAGCGTGCCGGTGGTCGAAGGCATGCAATATATGGTCGTCGAACAGCTCGGCATGCTCATGACCGGGCAGGCCCCGCTGGAATATGTGACCGACATCCGTTTCGCGATCCTCACGATCCTGAACGTGCTGGTCACGCGCCAGCGGCCCAAGATCATGCTGTACGATCCGCGTTTCAAAAAGGCGCGCAAACGGGTCGAAGAACTTGGCCACACGATGATCGCCGATTTCCAGCGCCGCGATGCCGAAGGCACGGCGCCGAAGAATCTGATCGCCGACATCATCCGCACCAACCGCGTCGACAAGGATCTGATGCCGGATCAGAATCTGATCCTTACCGTCACCGGCCCCTATGTCGCGGGGCTGGATACCGCGGCCAACACCATGGCCGCGTGCATTTACGGCATTCTCAAAAACCCCGAAACGCTGGCCCGCGTTCAGGCCGAAGCGGACGAACTGTTCACCAAGGAAACGCTGACGGAGGACGATATCCGCCGCCTGCCCGTCATCAACGGCGCGTGCATGGAAGCGATGCGGCTGTGGCCGATCGCCGTTGCCCAGATGCGCACCGCGACGCGCGATTTCGAATTTGCCGGCTACATCATCCCCGAAAACGAAATGATGTATATCGGCACCAGCGTGCCGCACTTCATGGAAGAATTTTTCCCTGACGTGAACAAGTTCGACGTCGATCGCTACCAGCGGCCGCGCGCCGAACATCTCCAGAAGGGGGCCTATTCACCCTTCGGCCGCGGCCCGCACAGCTGCCTTGGCCAGGGGCTGGCCGAAGTGCTGATGGCGATGAGCATTGCGCGCATCTTCCACCGGTTCGAACTCGCGCTGCCGACGCCGAACTATGTGCTCAAGACCAAAACATCGCCCACCCCGGGGCCGGCGATGGACTTTGCCGTCCGGGTTGTCCGCGAACGCCATCCCAGCGCCGTGTGA
- a CDS encoding aldehyde dehydrogenase family protein: MNQYAPVVEANAYQDVFDRLNALTPALARTTAAERAAKLRALYQAVYDLRAEIGQAGLDELGMDGKLHLIPLKGEIDFFCERLESWMGNEAVEDVPALQGRKAYVHWEPKGVVLHLSTWNSPVLISLSPLISMIAAGNAVVLKPSEVAPLSAEMVRQVIEKAGLANEVAVITGGPEVAGALLKLPFNHICYVGNNRVGRLVMEAAAQHFAGVTLEMGGKNPAVIERDVDIEDAASKIAFVRHLIAGQVCLCPDYLMVHESVKDAYVDTLKAKINAFYNPAGEGFQASADLPRIINERHTLRIKALIDDAVGKGARVLMGGEVDPAARFVSPTILDNVTEDMEIFQEEVFGPVLTVHGFSTREEAAREIAKRPKPLGLYVFTQDRETADWYIENTRSGTAAVNNAAIQANIATLPFGGSNHSGIGRLGGKAGFQEFSNGRAVVEDALDPSQGAMMFYPPFPPEAAMFIEHLLTPDT, encoded by the coding sequence ATGAACCAATATGCTCCCGTGGTGGAAGCCAACGCCTATCAGGACGTGTTCGACCGGCTGAACGCGCTCACCCCCGCGCTCGCCCGCACCACCGCCGCCGAACGCGCCGCCAAGCTGCGTGCGCTCTATCAGGCGGTTTACGATCTGCGCGCCGAAATCGGCCAGGCCGGGCTTGATGAGCTGGGCATGGATGGCAAGCTCCACCTGATCCCCTTGAAGGGCGAAATCGATTTCTTCTGCGAACGGCTGGAAAGCTGGATGGGCAATGAAGCAGTCGAAGACGTGCCCGCGCTGCAAGGGCGCAAGGCCTATGTCCATTGGGAACCCAAGGGCGTGGTGCTGCATCTGTCGACCTGGAACTCGCCGGTCCTGATCAGCCTGTCGCCACTGATCAGCATGATCGCTGCGGGCAATGCGGTGGTGCTGAAACCCTCCGAAGTAGCGCCTTTGTCCGCCGAGATGGTGCGGCAGGTGATCGAGAAGGCTGGCCTCGCCAACGAAGTCGCCGTCATCACCGGCGGCCCCGAAGTCGCCGGCGCGCTCCTGAAGCTGCCGTTCAACCATATCTGCTATGTCGGCAACAACCGCGTAGGCCGGCTGGTGATGGAGGCCGCCGCGCAGCATTTTGCCGGCGTGACGCTCGAAATGGGCGGCAAGAACCCCGCCGTCATCGAACGCGACGTCGATATCGAAGATGCCGCCTCGAAGATCGCCTTCGTCCGCCATCTCATCGCCGGCCAGGTCTGCCTGTGCCCGGATTATCTGATGGTCCATGAAAGCGTGAAGGACGCCTATGTCGATACGTTGAAGGCCAAGATCAACGCCTTCTACAACCCGGCCGGCGAAGGCTTCCAGGCTTCGGCCGATCTGCCGCGCATCATCAATGAACGGCACACCCTGCGGATCAAGGCGCTGATCGACGATGCCGTCGGCAAGGGCGCCCGCGTCCTGATGGGTGGCGAGGTCGATCCGGCGGCCCGTTTCGTATCGCCCACCATCCTCGACAATGTGACCGAGGATATGGAAATCTTCCAGGAAGAGGTGTTCGGCCCGGTCCTGACCGTCCACGGCTTCTCCACCCGCGAAGAAGCCGCCCGCGAAATCGCCAAGCGGCCCAAGCCGCTCGGCCTCTATGTCTTCACGCAGGATCGTGAAACCGCCGACTGGTACATCGAAAACACCCGTTCGGGCACGGCGGCGGTGAACAATGCCGCCATCCAGGCCAATATCGCGACACTGCCCTTCGGGGGATCGAACCACAGCGGCATCGGCCGGCTGGGTGGCAAGGCCGGTTTCCAGGAATTTTCCAACGGCCGCGCGGTCGTCGAAGATGCGCTGGATCCGTCACAGGGCGCGATGATGTTCTACCCGCCCTTCCCGCCGGAAGCCGCGATGTTCATCGAACATCTGCTCACGCCGGACACCTGA
- a CDS encoding SDR family NAD(P)-dependent oxidoreductase, whose amino-acid sequence MQDFKDKVAVVTGAASGVGKQVALRLARAGAKVVLADIEPVALDAAVAEVNAAGGTAIGHITDVSRREAVDALRDRTLAEFGKVHIVINNAGVGGGGGPTIWDTPEKAYRWAMDVNFFGPLNGILSFMPSLLAHGEDALMASTSSGAGIVFPPTGAAYSSSKAALIALMEVLAYQLQFSGTKVRAAILFPGPHVVDTNLFSSHRNLQKEYDDPAIASGAGINNVDEFQAAMKMMIGHEVPLTQPEDFAEEVYQSILRDDFYILPLTDKTKDAIRKRYDDMIERRQPAIPDML is encoded by the coding sequence ATGCAGGATTTCAAGGACAAGGTTGCGGTCGTAACCGGCGCCGCCAGCGGTGTCGGCAAGCAGGTCGCCCTGCGCCTTGCCAGGGCTGGGGCAAAGGTCGTGCTGGCCGATATCGAACCGGTCGCGCTGGATGCGGCCGTGGCCGAAGTAAACGCAGCCGGCGGCACCGCGATCGGCCACATCACCGATGTGTCACGCCGCGAAGCCGTCGATGCGCTGCGCGATCGCACGCTGGCCGAATTTGGCAAGGTGCACATCGTCATCAACAATGCCGGTGTCGGCGGCGGCGGCGGCCCCACCATCTGGGACACGCCGGAAAAGGCCTATCGCTGGGCGATGGACGTCAACTTCTTCGGTCCCTTGAACGGCATCCTTTCGTTCATGCCGTCGCTGCTGGCCCACGGCGAAGACGCGTTGATGGCGTCCACCTCGTCGGGTGCCGGCATCGTTTTCCCGCCGACCGGCGCGGCCTATTCATCGTCGAAGGCGGCGCTGATCGCCCTGATGGAAGTGCTGGCCTATCAGCTGCAATTCTCCGGCACCAAGGTTCGTGCCGCGATCCTGTTCCCCGGGCCGCATGTGGTGGACACCAACCTGTTCAGTTCGCACCGCAACCTGCAGAAAGAATATGATGATCCGGCCATCGCGTCGGGCGCCGGCATCAACAATGTCGATGAATTTCAGGCGGCGATGAAGATGATGATCGGCCATGAAGTGCCGCTCACCCAGCCCGAGGATTTCGCCGAGGAGGTCTATCAGTCGATCCTGCGCGACGATTTCTACATCCTGCCGCTGACCGACAAGACCAAGGATGCGATCCGCAAGCGCTACGACGACATGATCGAACGTCGCCAGCCTGCCATCCCGGATATGCTGTAA